The window TGTTTCATACCCATGACTGCAAACTACTGTCTGTATGCTAGTGACTCTCATCTCTCTCAGACTGTACTGAACTTTAGATTTGTATATCCACTGCCTGCTGAATGACCTGGAGTGCTTCCTTAGCTGATGTTTCCTTGCTTATTGGTCTTCGCACATGTTGTTTGTTTTGTCCAGATTTTCCTTATTCCttttgtatacctggaaaattaCTAGATTAAGACCTTCTTGGGAAggcaggtacagtggcacatgccagtaatcccaactattcaggaagctgaggctagaggatcgcaaatttgaggccagccttagtgaaaacctgtttcaaaatttaaaaatcgcCAAGGATGTGAAGTTCTCCTGGGTTTAACTCTTAGTaccagaaacaaataaaaaaagtgagCTTCTTGGGGACAGGAATTAGGCATATTTATATCCCCATGTTTCAGACTTTTACACTTATGCTGTTCTGTAGATGTTGTTGAATTAAGTCAAATCAAGGAAGCATTCATAACCTTCTTCAAATTCAGGGAATATACCCTTTGGATATATCTGCAGTCAACCCATATATAATTAACTCCCCCgccagttttgttttgctttgtttcttcttgCCTTGCCTGCAGTGTGATTTATTCTGAAGGAAGGCCTTTGGGCCGAGGACTCAACAGATCTTAATTCTTAGCTCTGTCTCTTAGTTTCAAAAGTATTTCACAGGACACTGAGCATCTGCTTCTCTTAGTTAATGGCAAGCTGATTTTTCATCATTTGTGctataaaaaaatgtattaatatattttagtttttctgaagATAGATGTTCTATGttattttaggtactggggattgaacccatgggtgctttgccactgagccacatccccagccccttttattttttgagacagaatcttgctgagttctttagggccttgctaaattgctgagactgttctctaacttgttatcctcctacctcagcctcccaaaccactggtaTTACAGGATTACACACCTGGCTGAAGATAGATGTTCTGACATCCAAATGATAACTCACACAGGAAGTTCTTACTGTATGCTAGAGACTGTTCTaggtattttacatatattaactcatttaatctgcATCACAGTTCAGTAAATGGTAGACTATAGATgcagattaaatgagttaatatatgtaaaagattatatatatatatgtatatacatacatatggaaatatttgtttttaagactGGAAAGAAGTATAATAGTGATTCTTTATGAGTAGTACGAGTGTGAgaagttgagtttttaaaaaacagcttaTCGTTTGTGGATACTTGCCATGTGCTGGGCACCATATTAAATTCTTTATGTGTGTTTTCTCAGTTAACTCATTAATCCCATGATATAGGTACTGTTCATctttcagatgaagaaaccaggGCCTAGaaaagattaagtaacttgtttAGGGTGATACAACCAGTAAGTAGAAAAGCTGGGAATTCTGTATtaaactttttctgttttgtattatCTAGACTTTTAATAATTTGCCTGGCTTATGTGATGGAGatcaaagttaatttttaaaattatgcaagtATGTTGGGAACTACAATAAGCCAGGATTATACAGTCTGATGAATAATAAATATAGTCTGATGAATaataatgaatttattcatttgaaCCATTCATACCTTAAACTAACTGTAAAGTAACAGAAGTATGGGGCTTGAAAGAAATTAgatcaagaatttaaaaagttaaacatacccAGTGGTTTCTGTTCtgtcaagaattttttaaaaaactgtctaCTATGGGGaatgattcatttttatgatGGGTTGCAGCTAGTATCTTTTAGTGAAATGAAATCTGATGCTTATGTTATAGTGTAGTTAGCATATGGTAAGACTGAGTATTTTTGTAACTATGTTCAACAACCCCTTAActatttttgttgtggttgttggtAGTTCCCTGTGCCTTGTTGGATTCCAGTGAGGTAATGTGGCCAAATGCtcaaaggaaaagattttttttgtgtgtgaagatGTATATGGTCTCTATCAGCATATGAGAATTTTTCTAATATGTATTTGTAATTGACAAATATATTTAGTGAGAGTCATAGATGTTCATTGAGTAATCTTCAGGAATAACATCAGTCATGGAttggggttatggttcagtggtagagcacttgcctagcacatatgaagcactggcttcaatcctcagcaccacatgaaaataaataaaataaaggtattgtatccatctacatctaaaaaattttaacaaaaaaagaataacattaatCACAGAAGACAACTAACGCTCTGTCATATTTTCCTGTAATTATCCCCTTGTTCAAGAGTGAGTGGTAAGCTAAGTGGATCACTGATGAACTGTGCAACctctttcacatatttttatagtTAAGAGGGTTTGGAACGTGAGAATTTGTGTTGCAGCAGGAAAACATGActacttagtttttttttcctaaagaatatTACAGAATTCTTCCTCTGACAGGAAGTTAATTTTGGGAGAATGCATGGAGAATAAGGAAGAAATGTTCACTTACTCATTATAATGATGAATAGGCCTTGTCTGTTGAGAGCAGACTTAaagtcagtgaatgaatgaacatttcTCTTTAGATGTAACTCTTCTCAAGCTGttcttattttcatctttttaagatCCAGTGaaaatcatttaaacatttttgtatcATCCTATTTGTTGACCTGGGTAATCTATGCTTTCAGCTATAAAACTTACTACAATACAGTGAACTTACTACAATATGGTGTAATAGAAGGAAATTCTTGCACTGGCTCTGTTCCATGGTGGTCTCTTCACTTCTGTGTAGAGTAATAACTATCTCAGTTTTAGCACAGAAAGTTCCACATCTTAGGAAATCCCACAGTACTGGATAAACTGGAACAGTTGATCATCCTCATCCTAAATGGGAATATTACACTCTGGGGATGGGGATTGGGGTAGGAAGCATGTGCGAAAGGAGGACACCGATGAAAATGAGAAGTCTTGAGGTATGAAAAGAGcatgtttttctttggaagagtGTTTATTGCAAGCTAAGAAAATGCAGATCAGTAAGCTAGTATTGATGTGTTTGTTTGCTGTGTTAGAGATGATACATTTGGTCTTATATTGTTCGTTACCCACATTAAAggacaaaatgagaaataagaggAATGCCATATAAAGATTTTAAGTCCCCTTAACATAGAATAGTTTGCTTTTAGTGGAGGGTTTTGTTTCTAAGACATACTCTTTCCTGctcaaggtaatttttttttttttttttttttttttttagtaagtggagatatgaatatatttacttCCAAATTTAGGACCTTTATGCAATTGCAGACCTTTTTTGTACATTATTTGTCTGTCTATACTGAATACTGAGAGTGAAAGCCCTGTAGCATACCTGGCAGACcagttttggtttttcttttgccTTGGTGGCAAGATAATCTTTCTTCCCTGAGTCTTGTTCTTGGTTTCTTACCTTACAGAGAGGTGTGGGAAATGGAACTGGATAGACTCAAGAATCAGGATGGAGAAATAAATCGGAACATCATGGAAGAGACAGAGCGGGCCTGGAAGGCAGAGGTGAGAGGAGCTGATATCTTGAGAGCCTTGGTTTTGGCCTTCCAGATGGTGTAATATTACTTTTGGTGTAATATTAGAAAAGCCAGTGAGCACTTGTTTTTACTATCTAGGGGTAGCTCTGTGTATGAAAAATTAATgatgtttttgtgtgtttgtgcgCGTGCGCGTGCATGTGTGGTTTCTTTAGATCTTATCACTAGAGAGCCGGAAAGAGTTGCTGGTATTGAAACtagaagaagcagaaaaagaagcagaattgCACCTTACTTACCTCAAGTAAGTACCTTCCCATTCTAAGGTTTAGTAGCTCtgtagtttgtttgttttagatttttgaaaCTCTAAGTCAGCAAGTCTGGCACTTAATCTGTCCTCACAGGAATTTTAAACCATCTCTGTGCAGTAGTAATTAATCAGTGATTTCTCATCCTGTATCCTAAACTCCCACACCGTCTACGTTCTTTGTGGTTTCATAGCTTTGTACTTTTGTATTGTTTCCATTTGAATAAATACTACCTGTTAAGCTATCAAAGAATAACAAAGGTGTTTGGAAACTTATTTTGTATATGGTCACTTCTCTTCTTTCTGCCATGGAATTTGGATTCCCTTTGTGACATTTTCAATTAAACAAGAACCCTCTCTTTGTGGTTGGTcctcttttccaaatatttctttggCTTAAAAGTTGATGGAGTTAAAGTGAGTCAAATGACTTAGGTTCTTGAGCTCTCATACCTTTTCTCATACCTTTCTCTCAAGGTTCCAGCTACTGTTTTGCTATCTTGGAGATTTAGTAATTAATCTCTGATTCTGTAAGTTCCTCTTTGTTTCTTAAAAGGTCAACTCCCCCAACACTGGAGACAGTTCGTTCCAAACAGGAGTGGGAGACTAGACTAAATGGAGTCCGgataatgaaaaagaatgttCGGGTAAGTGGCAGCGGGTGATCGTTACCTAGTTTGTGTTTCAAATACATCCGGCAGTAGGGAAGTTTTTGTTGttactttggttttgtttttttggtgctggggattgaacccagggccttgtgcatgctatgtAAACagcctaccaactgagctacattcctgccCTGGGAGTTAGCATTTTTTATGTTGCCTCTGAGTGTCTGTCTCACCACTTCTTGTGTTTTCCTAATAATTAAAGGTGTGCTTTTTCCAGATATTCACTCATTTCAGAAGTAAAGGATgatcctttcttctccttttaggACCAATTTAATAGTCATATCCAGTTAGTGAGGAATGGAGCCaagctgagcagccttcctcaAATCCCTACCCCAACTTTGCCTCCACCCCCATCAGAGGTAAGAGAGCTGTCTTTTGGTGGGGGATCAGTGGGGGGTCCACCTTTCTGTGTTGGTGGCGAGTCAGAGTCTTCTACTTTTTTGTATGAAGATTTTGGGACCATCCCTATTCAGTGTAAGGATTGATCATTActttctgtttcagttttctaAACTATCTTCCATTCTCTCTTGTCCTCTACCTCTTCCCATTTGCAGACAGACTTCATGCTTCAAGTATTTCAACCCAGTCCCTCCCTGGCTCCTCGGATGCCCTTCTCCATTGGGCAGGTCACAATGCCCATGGTTATGCCCAGTGCAGATCCCCGTTCCTTGTCTTTCCCAATCCTGAACCCTGCCCTTTCCCAGTCCAATCAGccttccccaccccttcctggcTCCCATGGGAGAAATAGCCCTGGCTTGGGTTCCCTTGTTGGCCCCCATGGTCCACACATGCCCCCTGCCGCCTCCATCCCGCCTCCCCCAGGCTTGGGCGGTGTTAAGGCTTCTACTGAAACTCCCCGGCCCCAACCAGTAGACAAACTAGAGAAGATCCTGGAGAAGCTGCTGACTCGGTTCCCACAGTGCAATAAGTAAGTATCTTTAAGGATTAGTTAAAACATCTTTGTCAGAGAAATGCTTATGGTTTATAATAGAGGAGGTTTCATGGGTGTATAGCATAGAATCTCTCTCCCTCAACCTTTGTCTTTCTTAGGGCCCAGATGACCAACATTCTCCAGCAAATTAAGACAGCACGTACTACCATGGCAGGCCTGACCATGGAGGAACTAATCCAGTTGGTAGCTGCACGACTGGCAGAACATGAGCGGGTGGCAGCAAGCACTCAGGTGAGAAAAGCAGCCTAGAAAGAACTTAGACCTCCTAAGAGATTGGGGAAGAGACCAACTTCAGAAAAGATTGGATGGGAAGAAGCATTACAGCCAGAATATCTGTCTGCTTTCTTGCTTTGCTGAACTTGGAAGtaaatgatttctttttgctCTATGCTTTGTTAATTATTCTTCCCTTaccataaaattatttctacccACAGCCACTTGGTCGGATCCGGGCCTTGTACCCTGCTCCACTGGCCCAAATCAGTTCCCCAATGTTCTTGCCTTCTGCCCAAGTTTCATATCCTGGAAGGTCTTCACATGTGagactctttttcttttaacactgGGATATCGAGAAGCTGAGGGTGAGAAGAGGGTGGGTTTGTAGGTGGGAGTGTAGAAGGAAACCATCATTTTGTCAGCTGTTTTGTTTGTAGTTCTACTGGGAACATGGGAGTACTTTAGGCAAGATCTGTGtttgtacttttatttcttttggcatAAAATCATTTTGTTACATGGAAATAGTAAATGGAGTCATGGGCTTAAAAGGCAGGGTGACCCAGAGTTTCATTACTTTGTGACCATGCCTTCTCTGTTCTGCAGGCTCCAGCTACCTGTAAGCTGTGTCTGATGTGCCAGAAACTTGTCCAGCCCAGTGAGCTGCATCCAATGGCATGTACCCATGTGTTGCACAAGGAGGTGAGTACCACATACCTTCTTCACTTTCGATTGTTTGTTTTCTGACagctgagaaaatttttcttGGCTATTTTACTGGGTTGATGCTCACTGTTAATGTCTAATCATGAGGTTTTCAGCAAATTGTGGCTTAAACATCAGCAGAATTCAGAATACTGCTGCTGGGATCTCCCAGCTTCTTTTTATCTCATTAGGGTAAGTAGTTCATACTAGACCATTGATAAGTCACTTTCTTAGAAAATTGACAATAAGAGGCAATCCTACATATCTAACCATTGTTTCAAATGTAGTGTTGTCAAGAGAACTTAGATGAGAGGAATGGAATAGGGAACCCAAATATGCAATTAGTAACTTTATTAACAGAGTAGcttgggcctggggttgtggctcaatggtaaagcactcatCTAgaatgtgtcaggcactgggtttgatccttagcaccacataaaaaataaaataaaaataaataaaaataaaccaaacaaagaGTAGCTTGAAGGACTGCCTATGAAAAATTACCTTCACTGACTGCCAAgtcatttctgttcttttatatTATCAGGCAGAGGTAAGTCTCTTAGCAGCAGGGATGCTTTCTTCttaactattttgttttgttttgtttttccaagaGGTAGAAACTGGATTGACAACTAAATTCTTGGTAAGAAAAAGTCCTGAATAAGGTGATGGGTATTTTTGAGGGTGATGTGAGTGTTAGATGAAAGCTCATCACAGATCAAATGGATCATAAGAAGTAGCAAGCCACATTTGATACTTAACAAAAAGCAACTTCATGAGCACCCTTATTAGCTGAGTTCCTGGTCCTTGTAAAAAGGACAGGTTCATCTGCTCTGAAGATTCTTCTGAGGGTAAGAGCCACTGAAATAGCCCTTTTAGTCCCCCACAGTAAGAACTTTTCTGACTTAGACCTTGATGAACTTTAATGGCACTCTCTACTTCCTTCACAGATAAATCTGAGatgtgtctctctttctttccagtgTATCAAATTCTGGGCCCAGACCAACACAAATGACACTTGTCCCTTTTGTCCAACTCTTAAATGATGGACCTGactgggaggaagaagaggaaaactgaTGTGAACAGGAAGCGCGGGTTCAAGATTTCTAAAACTCTATATTTATACAGTGACATATACTCATGccatgtacatttttattatataggtAATGTGTGTATAGAAAGTCTGTATTCAAATGTCGTAAATGAAAGTATGTATATTATGCAGAAACAGTTTGTTCCCCCTCATCTTGCAGTTCTTTTGGGGGTTGCAGATTATAGGGAAGATGATGTTTAATTTGGCCTTGAAATGTGATATCCCTGCCTGGGGCTGTTCTCAAATACATCTAGGAAGCTGCTGTTGCTCTGAGGCCATCCTGCTTTGGTTTGACTCAGCCTGTAGTTCATTTCCTTAAGGCTCATGTATGCAGATTTGAAGCCTGGTGCTCACCTGCTGTCCAACCAGATGCCTTGCTTACTGAGAGCCATTGCAAGCCTCAGTGTTGTTCTAGTCACTCCTCTTGAAATGGATGAAATGAGACTCTCtgattgaggaaaaaaatgtaaccCTAATAGTTTGACtcttcattgaatattttactGTGTTAATGCTCATTATTTATACATAGACATTAGGTTTACAGAATATTCTGTTTTACATCAGCAAAATTCACAGTCCAGGAATAACAACCACATAACCAGGTCCCATTTCCCCTGCCAGCTTCTGTCCAACCTACTTTCTGGATAGAAATTAGCACAACCCACAGGTTTTTTCATGGGCTAAGCCATTCCTTGTTACCATTGACTTGACTTCTAGTCTAGTTCTGACAGGCCACTTCGTAAAGTCCTcaccccttccctttccctctggtCTCCTAGTATAGCTAACCCCCCTCCCCCTGAAGGTTAAGGCAGTTGGTTCACAACCAAGTTGTTTGGTGACCTTGGGTGAGCTCCAGACAGGCACTGGGGTGAGGAGGTGTCTGTGCAAAATTACTTGCAGAATGATCTTGGGATGCTGGGTTTTAATTTCTGAAGCAAGAAGGATATAGGGGACATGTTTCCCGCCCTGGGGAAAATGGAGACCAAAGTGATATGAAGAAGGAAGGTgagtggctggggatatagctcagttggcagagtgcttgcttcgcatgcacaaggtcctgggttcaatccccagcaccacaaaaaaaaaaaaaaaaaaaagggaggtggGGTTTCACATTTATAAATCATTTGTTCTGTGAATAGTTATCTGGACTAGATCATTTTTCCACCTCTGCTTATTGAGCACTCTGGCTTTTAGGTTTTATACCTGTGACTATTAGAGCTTTGAatcattttctatccttttatctTTACTCCTTTAGGAAATGGCTTCTGCTCCCTTCTCTTTTGGAATTAAGCAAGTAAAAACTGAGtgttaattacaaaaaaaaaatgtctccagagGAAAGACATCATTATATTACTGGCAACTTGACGTTTCTCCATTCTGGGACTTGGAAATGCTTACTGGTACCAGCAATATGTGCCAGGGTGGCAAAGACGTTTGCTTTCAGATCCAACTAAATGCTCTtgtcttgtttccattttccttttttgtctttcattgtCACCTATCAGCTCATGAatgaattctttctcttttctgttgtctTACTTGCCCAGGTTTATAGACCAGCATCAGTGTAAGAAGCTGGACATGCTGGGATCTTGTAGGGTGATTGGAATGGCCTAAGTACTCAACTCTTCAGAGGTCAGATTACCTACTTTCTTTGGTTAATGAAATATCACTGCTTGCAGTTTGGTACTGACATGACAGGAAAGGTGACAAAATGGAAGACcagttcctttgttcttttcatttgggGAGGGTTAAATTTTAactcttttaagatttttctctcctttcagcCTTTTAGTAGCCTTGGGCTACCTATAAAATCTTCTGGTGTCCCCTGAAAATTTGGAAATTAGAGATAGGTGTAAGGAAtatcatttcttttccaaaaaatctTTGAAGCCAAAGGaatagagagagaagaaagaaggaatggatgGGGGCTTAACTGCTTTCCCAGTGAAAGCCCCCAGGAAGCCAACTCCAGCAGGAGGATGAGGGTTTCAGAGAGAGTTGTACCTGGTGGCTAGGGCCTCATCATTGCTCTTTTGTCATCTTTGTTCAGGGTCAATCAGAAAGCAACGCATAAGTTTTGGCCACCCCtgttctcccttctccctctgcccactGGCTTGTAGCAGTAAAAACCATGCAGTCCAAAGGCAAAGGCCCCAAATGCAGTGAATGGAGATGGGACAGTCATTTTTCAgaagtagaatttaaaaatagagctgtataatacatatttttacaagCAAGAAACTGttgtcaagattttttttttttcacacttagAGTTCATAGTTTCAGGGTAGAAAGGAAgtaactgtaaaaaaaaataagtgcaagttttctcttaaaaaaaataataggacAATGGGACTTACTAATGAAAGGGTTAAGTTTTATGCCCTAGAAAGTGCTGGGGAAAAGCCAGTTTTCCCCAACATGGGTAGAAATTATAAAGCAGAATGTAGCATTTTCATTTCATGGTAGCAGTTCTAGAAGTTTATTTACACAGTAAGTTCTGAGCTGGAAGTGGACAGTCTCCAGTCTTCCTGTCAAGTTGTTAGAGATGTGGAACGTTCCCAGTCAGCCAAAGCAGCACCAAGTGCAGTGGGAGTGAAGAGAACCCAGATAAAAAAACCGTGACTCAGTATTCTTGTTTTATTGGTTTATGGCTTGTGGGCGACTGGCAGAggccagcaactccagaggcccTCCTTGTATTTCCCTCTCCCTCATCAGGTAATTCCATACTTGCTAGGTCCCCTGCCTGGCAGCAGTGTGTAGACCAAGTAAGATGCAGCGGTATACCGGGAAAACTCAGCTCTTCCCACTAACACTGGTCTACTGTGTTAGAACTGATAGGGAGAAAATGAACGTGGACCCCACTACCTAGCCCAAGAACCAGCCTGGGTACCCATGTACTGTTGGGAGTGGGGAGCA of the Sciurus carolinensis chromosome 11, mSciCar1.2, whole genome shotgun sequence genome contains:
- the Rnf214 gene encoding RING finger protein 214 isoform X1, translated to MAASEVAGVVANSSNPPESSSSLCASKSEESLPDGLSPKDPAQKQKNSPPSSVSSQTITKENNRNVHLEHPEQNPGSSAGDTSAAHQEVLGENLIATALCLSGSGSQSDLKDLASTAGEEGDTSLQESLHPVTRSLKAGCHTKQLASGNCSEEKSPQASIPKEGSRDTGLDFRPVVPPANGVEGVRVDQDDDQDSSSLKLSQNIAVQTDFKTADSEVNTDQDIEKNLDKMMTERTLLKERYQEVLDKQRQVENQLQVQLKQLQQRREEEMKNHQEILKAIQDVTIKREETKKKIEKEKKEFLQKEQDLKAEIEKLCEKGRREVWEMELDRLKNQDGEINRNIMEETERAWKAEILSLESRKELLVLKLEEAEKEAELHLTYLKSTPPTLETVRSKQEWETRLNGVRIMKKNVRDQFNSHIQLVRNGAKLSSLPQIPTPTLPPPPSETDFMLQVFQPSPSLAPRMPFSIGQVTMPMVMPSADPRSLSFPILNPALSQSNQPSPPLPGSHGRNSPGLGSLVGPHGPHMPPAASIPPPPGLGGVKASTETPRPQPVDKLEKILEKLLTRFPQCNKAQMTNILQQIKTARTTMAGLTMEELIQLVAARLAEHERVAASTQPLGRIRALYPAPLAQISSPMFLPSAQVSYPGRSSHAPATCKLCLMCQKLVQPSELHPMACTHVLHKECIKFWAQTNTNDTCPFCPTLK
- the Rnf214 gene encoding RING finger protein 214 isoform X2, with the translated sequence MAASEVAGVVANSSNPPESSSSLCASKSEESLPDGLSPKDPAQKQKNSPPSSTDFKTADSEVNTDQDIEKNLDKMMTERTLLKERYQEVLDKQRQVENQLQVQLKQLQQRREEEMKNHQEILKAIQDVTIKREETKKKIEKEKKEFLQKEQDLKAEIEKLCEKGRREVWEMELDRLKNQDGEINRNIMEETERAWKAEILSLESRKELLVLKLEEAEKEAELHLTYLKSTPPTLETVRSKQEWETRLNGVRIMKKNVRDQFNSHIQLVRNGAKLSSLPQIPTPTLPPPPSETDFMLQVFQPSPSLAPRMPFSIGQVTMPMVMPSADPRSLSFPILNPALSQSNQPSPPLPGSHGRNSPGLGSLVGPHGPHMPPAASIPPPPGLGGVKASTETPRPQPVDKLEKILEKLLTRFPQCNKAQMTNILQQIKTARTTMAGLTMEELIQLVAARLAEHERVAASTQPLGRIRALYPAPLAQISSPMFLPSAQVSYPGRSSHAPATCKLCLMCQKLVQPSELHPMACTHVLHKECIKFWAQTNTNDTCPFCPTLK